A genomic region of Aureimonas populi contains the following coding sequences:
- a CDS encoding ABC-type transport auxiliary lipoprotein family protein yields the protein MAKAARPLFIGLCAVLLASCASFSTPPETFDLAPPRTASIQGASRAQLLIPEPTAIRTLDSQQIAIMPTSLTVEYLPRAQWTDRLPRLVQLRLLEAFQNTGRAGAAGVPGQGLAIDYQIVTELRRFEISLESGSAVVEISVKALNDQTGQVRAAQIFQSSVPLTGSGNAASVLALNAAFANVTDQIVGWTLRLV from the coding sequence ATGGCCAAGGCTGCCCGACCGTTGTTCATCGGCCTGTGCGCCGTGCTCCTGGCCTCCTGTGCCTCCTTCTCGACCCCGCCCGAGACCTTCGATCTCGCGCCGCCGCGCACGGCCTCCATCCAGGGGGCGAGCCGCGCGCAACTGCTCATTCCCGAGCCGACGGCCATCCGCACGCTGGACAGCCAGCAGATCGCCATCATGCCCACCAGCCTGACAGTGGAGTACCTGCCGCGCGCCCAGTGGACGGACCGGTTGCCGCGCCTTGTCCAGCTTCGCCTTCTCGAGGCTTTCCAGAACACCGGCCGCGCCGGCGCCGCTGGCGTGCCGGGCCAGGGGCTGGCCATCGATTACCAGATCGTCACGGAGCTTCGCCGGTTCGAGATTTCTCTGGAGAGCGGCTCGGCGGTGGTGGAAATCTCGGTCAAGGCTCTGAACGACCAGACCGGACAGGTGCGGGCGGCGCAAATCTTCCAGTCGAGCGTGCCCCTGACTGGCAGCGGAAACGCCGCCTCCGTGCTGGCGCTGAATGCCGCCTTCGCGAACGTCACGGACCAGATCGTCGGCTGGACCCTTCGTCTGGTCTGA
- a CDS encoding 2Fe-2S iron-sulfur cluster-binding protein — MTTITFVTMDGARYPIEAPDGSTAMENAVRHDVPGIDADCGGACACATCHVYVAEDWREAVGEPAEMEEDMLDFAYDVRPNSRLSCQIRVRPELDGLVLNVPERQG, encoded by the coding sequence ATGACGACGATTACCTTCGTGACCATGGACGGCGCGCGCTATCCGATCGAGGCGCCGGACGGCTCGACGGCGATGGAGAACGCGGTTCGCCACGACGTTCCGGGCATCGATGCCGATTGCGGCGGGGCCTGCGCCTGCGCGACCTGCCATGTCTATGTCGCGGAGGATTGGCGCGAAGCGGTGGGCGAGCCGGCGGAGATGGAGGAGGACATGCTCGACTTCGCCTACGACGTGAGGCCGAACTCGCGCCTTTCCTGCCAGATCCGCGTGCGCCCCGAACTCGACGGGCTGGTGCTCAACGTGCCAGAGCGCCAGGGCTGA
- the dgcA gene encoding N-acetyl-D-Glu racemase DgcA, translating to MARRLSVTVERFPLASAFTISRGSKTEAVVVVASVEDEFGRGWGECVPYTRYGETPESVVAALEGVREAVEGGASRDTIQELLPAGAARNALDCALWDIEAKSTNRQVEQLVCRFPARPVETAYTISLASPADMAEAARAVAHRGVLKVKVGGRNDAERMRAVRAAARGARLIIDANEGWTPENIRENLLAAAAIGASVVEQPLPAGQDGLLAEIPHPVPVCADESVHSTGDLDALRHRYDYVNLKLDKTGGLTEGVAFLNRARELGFGVMVGCMVGTSLSMAPAVLLAQGADLVDLDGPLLLRQDRPNGLFYSSSTVSPPPRALWG from the coding sequence ATGGCGCGTCGTCTTTCGGTCACAGTGGAGAGGTTCCCCCTCGCCTCCGCCTTCACCATCTCGCGAGGCTCGAAGACGGAAGCGGTCGTGGTCGTGGCGAGCGTGGAGGACGAGTTCGGCCGCGGTTGGGGCGAATGCGTGCCCTATACCCGCTACGGAGAGACGCCGGAAAGCGTCGTCGCAGCGCTGGAGGGCGTGCGCGAGGCCGTGGAGGGGGGCGCTTCGCGCGATACCATCCAGGAGCTGCTGCCCGCCGGCGCTGCACGCAATGCGCTGGACTGCGCACTGTGGGACATCGAGGCCAAGTCCACCAACCGGCAGGTGGAACAACTGGTCTGCCGCTTCCCGGCCCGGCCGGTCGAAACGGCCTATACGATCTCGCTGGCCTCCCCGGCGGACATGGCGGAGGCCGCGCGGGCGGTGGCGCATCGCGGCGTGCTGAAGGTAAAGGTCGGGGGCCGGAACGATGCCGAGCGGATGCGCGCCGTGCGGGCTGCCGCGCGCGGCGCCCGGCTCATCATCGACGCCAACGAGGGCTGGACGCCCGAGAACATCCGCGAGAACCTCCTTGCGGCCGCCGCCATCGGCGCGAGCGTGGTGGAGCAGCCACTGCCGGCGGGCCAGGACGGCCTTCTGGCCGAAATCCCGCATCCGGTGCCCGTCTGCGCCGATGAATCCGTGCATTCCACGGGCGACCTGGACGCGCTGCGGCACAGATACGACTATGTGAACCTGAAGCTGGACAAGACCGGCGGCCTGACGGAAGGCGTCGCCTTCCTGAATCGCGCGAGGGAACTGGGCTTCGGCGTGATGGTCGGCTGCATGGTGGGTACCTCGCTGTCCATGGCGCCCGCCGTGCTGCTGGCGCAGGGCGCGGACCTTGTCGATCTGGACGGGCCCCTGCTCCTGCGCCAGGACCGGCCCAACGGGCTGTTCTACTCGTCCTCCACCGTCTCGCCGCCGCCCCGGGCGCTCTGGGGATGA
- the folK gene encoding 2-amino-4-hydroxy-6-hydroxymethyldihydropteridine diphosphokinase: MTLSYLGLGGNLGDPAAAMSAALQALDSQAGTRVVSVSRLYSTPPWGMLDQPSFLNACASLETSLEAEALLRLCLRVEKDLKRERRERWGPRIIDIDILDHGGIVRNGAALTLPHPRLTERAFVLVPLAEIAPALTIRGRPIEAWARQADLSGIAPASVDGEWWRG; the protein is encoded by the coding sequence ATGACGCTCTCCTATCTTGGGCTCGGCGGCAATCTCGGTGACCCCGCCGCCGCCATGTCCGCCGCCCTCCAGGCACTCGATTCGCAGGCCGGGACGCGCGTCGTCTCCGTCTCGCGGCTCTATTCGACGCCGCCCTGGGGGATGCTGGACCAGCCCTCCTTCCTCAACGCCTGCGCCAGCCTGGAAACGTCGCTGGAGGCGGAGGCGCTGCTGCGCCTGTGCCTGCGGGTGGAAAAAGACTTGAAGCGCGAGCGCCGCGAGCGGTGGGGGCCGCGCATCATCGACATCGACATTCTCGACCATGGCGGAATCGTCCGAAACGGGGCGGCGCTGACGCTGCCCCATCCGAGACTCACCGAGCGCGCCTTCGTGCTGGTGCCGCTGGCCGAGATCGCGCCGGCGCTGACGATCCGCGGCAGGCCGATCGAGGCATGGGCGCGGCAGGCCGACCTGTCCGGCATCGCGCCCGCGAGCGTCGATGGGGAGTGGTGGCGGGGCTAG
- a CDS encoding DUF922 domain-containing protein, whose protein sequence is MMRSIACLVAATVALAAPAWAAEVRESTTYFSVRGSTLEEIDEDLASRGPLLASSGMRHPGSTTVSFDGQVTYAADEGLCRVDEVQLALDLQMTLPRWTAPRDASPETALIWNTLASDIERHEREHATIARHWLRRMESALRNLRPERDCARMEERVRTATGRYLAWHEKAQNDFDTLEGREIGFRLRRALRQTAAQ, encoded by the coding sequence ATGATGCGGTCCATCGCATGTCTCGTTGCCGCCACCGTGGCGCTGGCCGCCCCCGCATGGGCCGCGGAGGTGCGCGAGAGCACCACCTATTTCTCCGTCCGCGGCTCCACGCTGGAGGAGATCGACGAGGATCTGGCGTCCAGGGGGCCGTTGCTCGCGTCCTCGGGCATGCGCCATCCCGGCTCCACGACCGTCAGCTTCGATGGGCAGGTGACCTATGCGGCGGACGAGGGCCTGTGCCGCGTCGACGAGGTCCAGCTCGCCCTCGACCTGCAGATGACCCTGCCCCGCTGGACCGCCCCGCGCGATGCCTCGCCGGAAACGGCGCTGATCTGGAACACGCTGGCCAGCGACATCGAGCGCCACGAGCGCGAGCACGCGACGATCGCCCGCCACTGGCTTCGCCGGATGGAAAGCGCATTGCGCAACCTGCGCCCGGAGCGCGACTGCGCCAGGATGGAAGAGCGCGTGAGGACCGCGACGGGGCGCTATCTCGCATGGCACGAGAAGGCGCAGAACGATTTCGATACGCTGGAAGGCCGCGAGATCGGCTTTCGCCTGCGCCGCGCCCTTCGCCAGACTGCGGCGCAGTAG
- a CDS encoding YcjF family protein: MSETPPRGPRVFDAPGAPGKAPPAPRAPRAVTDLERVEIEPDEALEREALDALDAAPARRRPRAGGLTFGKVFLTALGAVVSLAIGLTLDSLVRDLFARADWLGWVALAASALLVVGALGVVMREIIGLMRLRAVEAERRAALTAFEKNDEAQAKAAVAGLGGILAGRTEIAAGRARMESLKDEVIDGRDLVALAERELLLPLDAKARALVLGSAKRVSVVTAVSPRALVDLAFVFFETVRLIRKMSELYGARPGTIGLVRLTRDVLAHLAVTGSIAVGDSLVQQVVGHGLAARLSAKLGEGVVNGLLTARIGLAAMDLCRPMPFLTVKRPAIGDFMSDLTGLSGTREPVRPPS, encoded by the coding sequence ATGAGCGAGACACCGCCGCGCGGCCCCCGCGTGTTCGACGCGCCGGGCGCGCCAGGCAAAGCGCCGCCCGCCCCACGTGCCCCGCGCGCGGTGACGGACCTCGAGCGCGTCGAGATCGAGCCGGACGAGGCGCTGGAACGAGAGGCTCTCGATGCGCTCGACGCGGCACCCGCCCGGCGGCGGCCCCGCGCCGGCGGGCTCACCTTCGGCAAGGTGTTCCTTACCGCCCTCGGCGCCGTCGTCTCCCTTGCCATCGGTCTCACGCTCGACAGCCTCGTTCGCGATCTCTTCGCCCGCGCCGACTGGCTCGGCTGGGTCGCGCTCGCCGCCTCCGCCCTGCTGGTGGTCGGGGCGCTGGGTGTCGTGATGCGCGAGATCATCGGGCTCATGCGCCTGCGCGCCGTGGAGGCCGAACGAAGGGCGGCCCTAACGGCCTTTGAGAAGAACGACGAGGCGCAGGCGAAGGCCGCCGTGGCCGGGCTGGGCGGCATCCTCGCCGGGCGAACGGAGATCGCCGCCGGGCGCGCACGGATGGAGAGCCTCAAGGATGAGGTGATCGACGGGCGCGATCTGGTGGCGCTGGCCGAACGCGAGCTCCTGCTGCCGCTGGACGCCAAGGCGCGGGCTCTCGTCCTCGGCTCGGCCAAGCGCGTTTCGGTGGTCACGGCCGTCAGCCCCCGCGCGCTGGTGGACCTCGCCTTCGTCTTCTTCGAAACGGTGCGGCTCATCCGCAAGATGTCGGAGCTTTACGGTGCGCGGCCGGGCACGATCGGCCTGGTGCGGCTGACGCGCGACGTGCTGGCGCATCTGGCCGTGACGGGCTCGATCGCCGTGGGAGACAGCCTCGTGCAGCAGGTGGTCGGCCATGGCCTCGCGGCCCGGCTCTCGGCCAAGCTCGGCGAAGGCGTCGTCAACGGCCTTCTGACCGCCCGCATCGGCCTGGCGGCCATGGACCTGTGCCGGCCCATGCCCTTCCTGACGGTCAAACGCCCGGCCATCGGAGATTTCATGAGCGATCTCACGGGTTTGTCAGGGACACGCGAGCCCGTGCGCCCGCCATCGTGA
- a CDS encoding YcjX family protein, giving the protein MTSIADEARIAFDNLSERATGLFHPTLRLGVAGLSRAGKTVFITALVHNLLHGGRLPLFAAQAGGRIGRTYLEEQPDDAVPRFQYEEHVRALLEDRLWPDSTRAISELRLTIEFESASGWSRMFSAGKLSLDIVDYPGEWLLDLPLLEKDFARFSKEAVERARLPGREALAGDFLAILDGIDPAAEADEVTSARLHSAFAEYLRRCRADTTALSTLPPGRFLMPGDLEGSPALTFGPLNVDPAAAPYPKGSFGAVHARRYEAYKSVVVKPFFRDHFARLDRQILLVDVMQAINAGPAAVRDLEAALADILACFRPGRASWLGSLLSRRMDRILVAATKADHLHRESHRRLEAVVRRLVEDAIRRAEFSGAQVDIVAMAAIRATREANVEDGGERLPVIVGTPMAGEEIAGRRFDGQTETAVFPGDLPEDPARLLKGEVRADPLTFVRFRPPRLERTAEGLTLSLPHIRLDRALQFLVGDRLA; this is encoded by the coding sequence CGCTTCGGCTCGGCGTGGCCGGCCTCTCGCGCGCCGGCAAGACCGTCTTCATCACCGCGCTCGTCCACAATCTGCTGCATGGCGGCCGGCTGCCGCTCTTTGCCGCGCAGGCGGGCGGGCGGATCGGCCGGACCTATCTGGAGGAGCAGCCGGACGATGCCGTGCCCCGCTTCCAGTACGAGGAGCATGTGCGCGCGCTTCTGGAGGATCGGCTCTGGCCCGATTCCACCCGCGCGATCTCCGAGCTGCGGCTGACCATCGAATTCGAGTCTGCCTCCGGCTGGTCGCGCATGTTCTCGGCCGGCAAGCTCTCGCTCGACATCGTAGACTACCCCGGCGAATGGCTTCTCGACCTGCCGCTTCTGGAGAAGGACTTCGCCCGGTTCTCCAAGGAGGCCGTGGAGCGGGCCCGCCTGCCGGGCCGTGAGGCACTGGCCGGAGATTTCCTGGCCATCCTTGACGGGATAGACCCGGCCGCCGAGGCCGACGAGGTCACGAGCGCCCGTCTCCATTCCGCCTTCGCCGAATATCTGCGCCGCTGCCGGGCGGATACCACGGCGCTCTCCACCCTGCCGCCCGGCCGCTTCCTCATGCCGGGCGATCTGGAGGGATCGCCCGCCCTCACTTTCGGCCCGCTGAATGTCGACCCGGCGGCCGCCCCCTATCCGAAGGGCAGCTTCGGCGCCGTTCATGCGCGCCGCTACGAAGCCTATAAGAGCGTGGTGGTGAAGCCCTTCTTCCGGGATCATTTCGCCCGGCTCGACCGGCAGATCCTCCTCGTCGACGTGATGCAGGCCATCAATGCCGGGCCTGCGGCGGTGCGCGACCTCGAAGCGGCTCTGGCCGATATCCTCGCCTGCTTCCGGCCGGGCCGCGCAAGCTGGCTGGGCTCCCTCCTCTCCCGGCGCATGGACCGCATCCTCGTGGCCGCGACCAAGGCGGATCATCTCCATCGCGAAAGCCACCGCCGCCTGGAGGCGGTGGTGCGCCGCCTCGTGGAGGACGCCATTCGCCGGGCGGAGTTTTCCGGGGCACAGGTTGATATCGTCGCCATGGCTGCGATCCGCGCGACGCGCGAGGCCAATGTGGAGGACGGCGGCGAGCGACTGCCCGTCATCGTCGGCACGCCCATGGCGGGCGAGGAGATCGCGGGGCGGCGCTTCGACGGGCAGACGGAAACAGCCGTGTTCCCCGGTGACCTGCCGGAAGACCCGGCGCGCCTCCTCAAGGGCGAGGTCCGCGCCGATCCGCTGACCTTCGTGCGCTTCCGCCCGCCCCGGCTGGAGCGCACCGCCGAGGGCCTGACCCTGTCTCTTCCCCACATCCGGCTCGACAGGGCGCTTCAATTCCTCGTGGGAGACCGGCTGGCATGA
- a CDS encoding MCE family protein translates to MENRANYVLVGVFTLVVLAMSFGFVYWSANVSDSNTRVPLIVRIEGSVSGLSQGSQVLFNGLNVGTVTNLRIDPNDPRTVIATTQVDRNAPITTSTQASIGFQGLTGIGFIGLAGGNVNDRNIIQSALEQGATPVIRANPSDVTDILATARDISDRANNILGEFERLVHEVGPAVTTTAENIARTSGNVDVFTASLAANADQIEGFVASLGRLSESANNVALELPGLIEEASTFISALDSESINASLENVAAITSAVREQTPAIASAIQSATVAIESFGEVGATIDRNLAAVDRFLAALGPISETAQSVATRLDSTLESVQNVTDAIDMVNIDRAIDNIAEITQTFRNQNDDIARAVSSIADAAENFGAFGESVRQNITGIGQFLSALGPVGERATSVAENLDETLVSAREIVAAVDPAQVRSTVDSVSGFTTALNERAPQVQTFISGANVVVTSLQQALTGLDETRGLVDQILAGIDPALVSQAVTDVSAASNNIASAADEIGSIARDIGARREDIDSIITNVEETSSNLRVASAQVQTLINSVDGFVNSPDADSLSEEARQTLQAIRSAALSIQAGIDPISASVTNLSDQSLREVRGFLRETTGAISRVERAITDLANNPSRVITGGSGGGDVRQFDGRVRR, encoded by the coding sequence ATGGAAAACCGCGCCAACTACGTCCTCGTCGGCGTCTTCACGCTTGTCGTCCTCGCGATGAGCTTCGGCTTCGTCTACTGGTCGGCCAATGTCTCCGACTCCAACACGCGCGTTCCGCTGATCGTACGGATCGAGGGCTCGGTCAGCGGGCTGAGCCAGGGCAGCCAGGTGCTGTTCAACGGCCTGAACGTGGGCACCGTCACCAATCTGCGGATCGATCCGAACGATCCGCGCACGGTGATCGCCACCACGCAGGTGGACCGCAACGCGCCCATCACCACCTCCACCCAGGCGTCCATCGGCTTCCAGGGCCTGACCGGCATCGGCTTCATCGGCCTTGCGGGTGGCAATGTGAACGATCGCAACATCATCCAGTCCGCGCTGGAGCAGGGCGCCACGCCCGTTATCCGCGCCAATCCCTCCGACGTGACGGATATCCTGGCGACGGCGCGCGACATTTCCGACCGCGCCAACAACATTCTGGGCGAGTTCGAGCGGCTCGTGCATGAGGTCGGCCCAGCGGTGACGACGACGGCCGAGAACATCGCCCGCACCTCCGGCAATGTGGACGTGTTCACCGCCAGCCTTGCGGCCAACGCGGACCAGATCGAAGGCTTCGTGGCCAGCCTGGGGCGGCTTTCGGAAAGCGCGAACAACGTGGCGCTGGAACTGCCGGGCCTCATCGAGGAGGCCTCCACCTTCATCTCCGCGCTCGATTCCGAGTCCATCAACGCGTCGCTGGAGAACGTGGCGGCGATCACGAGTGCCGTGCGCGAGCAGACGCCGGCCATCGCCAGCGCCATCCAGTCCGCGACGGTGGCGATCGAGAGCTTCGGCGAGGTAGGCGCGACGATCGACCGGAACCTGGCAGCGGTCGACCGCTTCCTGGCGGCGCTCGGGCCCATTTCCGAAACGGCGCAGAGCGTGGCCACCCGACTCGATTCCACGCTGGAGTCGGTTCAGAACGTGACCGACGCCATCGATATGGTCAATATCGACCGGGCGATCGACAATATAGCGGAGATCACCCAGACCTTCCGCAACCAGAACGACGACATCGCGCGCGCCGTCTCCTCCATTGCTGACGCGGCGGAGAATTTCGGCGCGTTTGGGGAGTCCGTGCGCCAGAACATCACCGGCATCGGCCAGTTCCTGAGTGCGCTCGGCCCGGTGGGCGAGCGCGCGACGAGCGTTGCGGAAAATCTCGACGAGACGCTGGTTTCGGCCCGCGAGATCGTCGCGGCCGTCGATCCGGCGCAGGTCCGCTCGACGGTGGACAGCGTCTCCGGCTTCACCACCGCGCTCAATGAGCGGGCGCCGCAGGTGCAAACCTTCATCTCGGGCGCCAACGTGGTCGTGACCTCGCTTCAGCAGGCCCTGACCGGGCTGGACGAAACGCGCGGACTGGTCGATCAGATTCTCGCCGGCATCGATCCCGCATTGGTCAGCCAGGCCGTCACGGATGTGTCCGCCGCGTCCAACAACATCGCGAGCGCCGCCGACGAGATCGGCTCCATCGCTCGCGACATCGGCGCACGGCGCGAGGACATCGATTCCATCATCACCAATGTGGAGGAGACGAGCTCCAACCTGCGCGTGGCCTCCGCCCAGGTGCAGACGCTCATCAACTCGGTGGACGGTTTCGTCAACAGCCCCGACGCCGACAGCCTGAGCGAGGAGGCGCGCCAGACCTTGCAGGCAATCCGCTCGGCGGCGCTCTCGATCCAGGCGGGCATCGATCCGATTTCGGCGAGCGTCACCAACCTGTCGGACCAGTCCCTGCGCGAGGTGCGCGGCTTCCTGCGCGAGACGACGGGCGCGATCAGCCGCGTGGAGCGCGCCATCACCGACCTTGCCAACAATCCGAGCCGGGTCATCACCGGCGGGAGCGGGGGCGGCGACGTGCGCCAGTTCGACGGGCGCGTGCGGCGTTGA
- the folP gene encoding dihydropteroate synthase yields MKLVLPRPRRWLLAHGRELELGARSVVMGIVNATPDSFSDGGAYGGDVEAACRAGLRMVEEGADILDIGGESTRPGGEAVSAQEEQARVLPVIEALAARTSALISIDTYRAETARLAVAAGAHIVNDVWGAQKEPAIARVAAETGAGLCLMHTGRERERLPDVIEDQRAFLSRSLQIAGKAGVARERIVLDPGFGFAKDVDENVELMLRMEELQAFGLPILVGTSRKRFVRALSGRADVRADAGTAATSVLLRERGASIFRVHDVVMNREALAVADALLAAAGKGA; encoded by the coding sequence ATGAAACTCGTTCTGCCCCGGCCGCGTCGGTGGCTGCTGGCCCATGGCCGGGAGTTGGAACTCGGCGCGCGCTCCGTGGTCATGGGAATCGTGAACGCCACGCCCGACAGCTTCTCGGACGGCGGAGCCTATGGCGGAGACGTCGAGGCGGCGTGCCGGGCGGGGCTGCGGATGGTGGAGGAGGGGGCGGACATCCTCGATATCGGCGGCGAATCGACCCGCCCCGGTGGAGAGGCCGTTTCGGCGCAGGAGGAGCAGGCACGCGTACTGCCCGTCATCGAGGCCCTGGCCGCGCGCACCTCCGCGCTGATCTCGATCGATACCTATCGCGCCGAGACCGCCCGGCTCGCGGTGGCCGCCGGCGCCCACATCGTCAACGACGTGTGGGGCGCGCAGAAGGAGCCCGCCATCGCCCGCGTGGCGGCCGAGACGGGCGCGGGGCTTTGCCTGATGCACACGGGCCGGGAGCGTGAGCGCCTGCCCGACGTGATCGAGGATCAGCGCGCGTTCCTCTCCCGCTCCCTTCAGATCGCGGGAAAGGCGGGCGTGGCGCGCGAGCGGATCGTGCTCGATCCCGGCTTCGGCTTCGCCAAGGACGTGGACGAGAACGTCGAGCTGATGCTGCGCATGGAAGAGCTGCAAGCCTTCGGCCTTCCCATCCTCGTCGGCACCTCGCGCAAGCGATTCGTGCGCGCGCTGAGCGGGCGGGCGGATGTGCGGGCCGACGCCGGCACGGCCGCCACCTCCGTGCTGCTGCGCGAGCGGGGCGCCTCAATCTTCCGCGTACACGACGTGGTGATGAACCGCGAGGCGCTGGCCGTTGCCGATGCGCTGCTGGCTGCGGCCGGGAAGGGCGCATGA
- a CDS encoding ABC transporter ATP-binding protein codes for MSSASHGKTGGEPEIIITARDVSVSFGSKQILDGLTLDVRRGEILGFVGASGTGKSVLLRTILGLNPKQGGTIEVFGVDYEQASDAERLSVEQRWGVLFQQGALFSSLTVLENIQVPMREYLDISPKLMEELARLKIDLVGLAPDAAGKFPSELSGGMIKRAALARALALDPDIVFLDEPTSGLDPIGAAEFDELIMTLRDTLGLTVYMVTHDLDSLFQACDRIAVLGKKRVLVEGPLETMLENDDPWVQTYFHGKRARTIVPAGRRIVSGNGNPSSDGEQ; via the coding sequence ATGAGCAGCGCCTCCCATGGCAAGACGGGCGGTGAACCCGAAATCATCATCACCGCGCGGGACGTGTCCGTCTCCTTCGGCTCGAAGCAGATCCTCGACGGGTTGACGCTCGACGTGCGGCGCGGCGAGATCCTCGGGTTCGTGGGCGCCTCGGGCACCGGCAAGTCGGTGCTCCTTCGCACCATCCTCGGCCTCAACCCCAAGCAGGGCGGCACCATCGAGGTCTTCGGGGTGGACTACGAGCAGGCCTCCGACGCCGAGCGCCTCTCCGTGGAGCAGCGCTGGGGCGTGCTCTTCCAGCAGGGTGCGCTGTTCTCCTCGCTCACGGTGCTGGAGAACATCCAGGTTCCCATGCGCGAATATCTCGACATCTCGCCCAAGCTCATGGAAGAGCTGGCGCGGCTGAAGATCGACCTCGTGGGGCTTGCGCCGGACGCCGCCGGCAAGTTCCCGTCCGAGCTTTCCGGCGGAATGATCAAGCGCGCGGCACTCGCCCGCGCGCTGGCGCTCGACCCCGACATCGTTTTCCTCGACGAGCCGACCTCGGGCCTCGACCCTATCGGCGCGGCCGAATTCGACGAGCTCATCATGACGTTACGGGACACGCTGGGGTTGACCGTCTACATGGTGACGCACGATCTCGACAGCCTCTTCCAGGCCTGCGACCGCATCGCGGTTCTCGGCAAGAAGCGTGTCCTGGTGGAGGGGCCGCTGGAAACCATGCTGGAAAACGACGACCCCTGGGTCCAGACCTACTTCCACGGCAAGCGCGCGCGCACCATCGTGCCGGCCGGGCGGCGGATCGTCTCCGGCAACGGAAATCCCTCTTCCGACGGGGAACAGTAA
- a CDS encoding ABC transporter permease yields MLDVVDAEERSKGDQRRTTPPAMAAEKQDGNVVLRFSGDWLARTIGEIEADVTKARGADLGRSVSFDCGSIGRLDTSGAYLIETLARALAEKGVESSFQGIEDSKEALFGAVRKALDSERPAAVPRKRNWNPLILLEAIGRSVAGLGSEFVAGLNIVGASLYGAGRRLTGKTQFRPAAIVHQMDRMGVRAVPIIALMSFLIGGIIAQQGAFQLRYFGAEIFVVDLVGILTLREIGVLLTAIMVAGRSGSAITAEIGSMKMREEVDALTVIGLNPIGVLVFPRLVALTVVLPLLAFIANLCGLAGAMVVVWLYSGITPDAFIQRLREAIDVATVFAGLIKAPFMAIIIGVIASVEGMRVGGSAESLGRHVTSSVVKAIFLVILVDGIFAVFYAAIGY; encoded by the coding sequence ATGCTGGATGTCGTAGACGCCGAGGAACGGAGCAAGGGCGACCAGCGCCGCACGACCCCTCCCGCGATGGCGGCCGAAAAGCAGGATGGCAACGTCGTCCTGCGCTTCTCCGGTGACTGGCTGGCCCGCACGATCGGCGAGATCGAGGCGGACGTGACCAAGGCGCGCGGGGCCGATCTGGGCCGCTCCGTCTCGTTCGACTGCGGCTCGATCGGGCGGCTGGACACGTCCGGCGCCTATCTGATCGAGACGCTGGCCCGGGCGCTGGCGGAAAAGGGCGTCGAAAGCTCATTCCAGGGGATCGAGGACAGCAAGGAAGCGCTGTTCGGCGCCGTGCGCAAGGCGCTGGACAGCGAGCGGCCCGCCGCCGTGCCGCGCAAGCGCAACTGGAACCCGCTGATTCTCCTGGAGGCGATCGGGCGAAGCGTGGCGGGGCTCGGCTCGGAATTCGTGGCCGGCCTCAATATCGTGGGCGCTTCCCTCTACGGCGCGGGCAGGCGGCTGACGGGCAAGACACAGTTCCGCCCCGCCGCCATCGTGCACCAGATGGACCGGATGGGCGTGAGGGCGGTGCCGATCATCGCTCTGATGAGCTTCCTGATCGGCGGCATCATCGCCCAGCAGGGCGCTTTCCAGCTCCGTTATTTCGGCGCCGAGATTTTCGTGGTGGACCTCGTCGGCATCCTCACCCTGCGCGAGATCGGCGTTCTCTTGACCGCCATCATGGTGGCCGGCCGCTCCGGCAGCGCCATCACGGCCGAGATCGGCTCGATGAAGATGCGCGAGGAGGTGGACGCGCTGACCGTCATCGGGCTGAACCCCATCGGCGTCCTCGTCTTTCCGCGTCTGGTGGCGCTCACCGTCGTGCTGCCGCTCCTCGCCTTCATCGCCAATCTCTGCGGGCTGGCCGGGGCCATGGTCGTGGTGTGGCTCTATTCGGGCATCACGCCGGACGCCTTCATCCAGCGGCTGCGCGAGGCTATCGACGTCGCCACCGTCTTCGCGGGCCTTATCAAGGCGCCGTTCATGGCGATCATCATCGGCGTCATCGCCTCGGTGGAGGGAATGCGCGTGGGCGGCAGCGCCGAGAGCCTGGGCCGCCACGTCACCTCCTCGGTGGTGAAGGCGATCTTCCTCGTCATCCTCGTCGACGGCATCTTCGCCGTCTTCTACGCGGCCATCGGATACTGA